In Deltaproteobacteria bacterium, the genomic window TCTCCAGCTCGATGCGAACCCGATACATGCCGGCCATCCCATGCGGCTCCGCGGTCACGGGTCGGACGTTGTGGGCGCCGGGCATGGACGGCATATCGGCGCCCACCGTGAACTCGGCGCCGGCGATCGGGGCGCCGCTGCCCTTGGCCTTCACGGTGATCATGCAGTCGTAGACGAGCTTCTCATCGGTGGGTTTGCACTCCACCTCGGCCGCCTTCCGCTCGGCCGCGGCTGCCGGCATCGGAAGCAGGCCCAGAGCGGCAACGACGACCACTACAAATGGTAGATCCTTCATCCGAAGTTCTCCTTTCTTGGCCGTGTCGCGGCGATTTCTCACCTTCCCGAAGCGGGATCGAGAGGCGCCCCGGCGGACACGCCCAGATAGTGTGAGACGAGCCGGTGGTCCGACAGCAAGTCCGAAGCCGTCCCCTGAAGTGTGATCCGCCCGCTTTCGAGCACGTAGCCCCGGTCGGCGAGCGCCAGGGTCTGCCGGACGTTCTGTTCCACGAGAAGCATGGTCAGGCCCTGATCGCGCAATCGCCGGATGAGGGCGAAAACCTCCTCCGCCAATTTCGGTGACAGGCCAAGCGAAGGTTCGTCCAGCAGCAGCAGCCGGGGCTCGGCCTCGAGGCCCCGGGCGAGGGCCAGCATCTGCGCCTCGCCGCCGCTCAGGCTGGCGGCCGGCTTTTCCAGCTTGTCGGCGAGGGCGGGGAACAGGCGCCGCAGGCCCGGACGGTCGCGGCGCCGGAGCACGAACGGGCCGCGGCGGTGAGCGGCGACCCGGAGATTCTCTTCCACGCTCAGGGTGCCGAAGATCAACCGTCCTTCCGGAACCTGGACGATGCCGCGAGCGACAACCGCGTGCGCGGGCAGGCCCCCGATCGGCTGTCCCTCGAACAGCACGTCGCCCGTTTCCGGCGCCACGATGCCCGAGACGGCATTGAGAATCGAGGTCTTGCCGGCGCCATTCGGGCCGATGATGCAAACGATCTCGCCGGTCCGCACTTCCAGCGAGACTCCATGGACGGCACGAAGGCCGCCGTAGGAAACGTGCAGCCGCCGCACTTCAAGCATCAGGCTCACCCTCGCCTCCCAGATACGCTTGCCGGACCCGGGCGTCGGCAAGCACCCGGTCCGGGGGCCCTTCCGCGATCTTGCGGCCGAAATCCAGCACGCAGAGACGGCTGCATACGCCCGCGATCAAGGCCATCTTGTGCTCGATCACCACACAGGTCCGGCCCGGGGCGACGACTTCATGGATGAGCCGCGCCATGTCGGCGGTCTCGGCCGGCGTCATGCCGCCCGCGGGCTCGTCCAGCAGCAGAAGCCTTGCGTCGACAGCAAGGGTGCGGGCGATCTCCAGGCGGCGCCGCGCCGGCAGCGGCAGGTGCTTCGCCAATACTTCCCGGTCTCCCAGGAGCCCCACCTGCTCCAGCACCTCGTCGACTCTTCGCGCGTCCCCGCACCCGGCTGCCGGCCGGCTGCGCAACAGGCCGAACAGGCCGCCGGAAACCCGGCTGTGCTGCGCTGCCCACACGTTGTCGAAGACGGTCATGGTGGGAAACAGGCGGATGTTCTGGAAGGTGCGCGCGATCCCCAGGCGGGCGATACGGTGCCCGGCCCACCC contains:
- a CDS encoding FixH family protein; its protein translation is MKDLPFVVVVVAALGLLPMPAAAAERKAAEVECKPTDEKLVYDCMITVKAKGSGAPIAGAEFTVGADMPSMPGAHNVRPVTAEPHGMAGMYRVRIELEMTGEWALKLDFTKPGRDRLIKKLHFGGMAGKEGSESGMSHGKHQSMGHGVHKGKGN
- a CDS encoding ABC transporter ATP-binding protein, whose translation is MLEVRRLHVSYGGLRAVHGVSLEVRTGEIVCIIGPNGAGKTSILNAVSGIVAPETGDVLFEGQPIGGLPAHAVVARGIVQVPEGRLIFGTLSVEENLRVAAHRRGPFVLRRRDRPGLRRLFPALADKLEKPAASLSGGEAQMLALARGLEAEPRLLLLDEPSLGLSPKLAEEVFALIRRLRDQGLTMLLVEQNVRQTLALADRGYVLESGRITLQGTASDLLSDHRLVSHYLGVSAGAPLDPASGR
- a CDS encoding ABC transporter ATP-binding protein gives rise to the protein MLALSGVEKRFGALAALAGIDLAVETGDVLGIVGPNGSGKTTLLNVVTGVYPPTAGRVAFQDTDITGWAGHRIARLGIARTFQNIRLFPTMTVFDNVWAAQHSRVSGGLFGLLRSRPAAGCGDARRVDEVLEQVGLLGDREVLAKHLPLPARRRLEIARTLAVDARLLLLDEPAGGMTPAETADMARLIHEVVAPGRTCVVIEHKMALIAGVCSRLCVLDFGRKIAEGPPDRVLADARVRQAYLGGEGEPDA